In one window of Blastopirellula marina DNA:
- a CDS encoding NADH-quinone oxidoreductase subunit N: protein MFFTLVNHLTSDTLASLMGFGAELVLCATIVVILLARMFRFSEKIDSVYFALVGTILAIAVLSPLAPWDVSQSPARMVPIGALPRIELFTGMLVNDGFAVVTKTLMLVFLLLFFILIKLTRAHRKEDNTDFISLILGSALGMFLMVSANHMLVVFLAIEMASVPSYALAAMRRRDPRGSEAALKYAVYGAGTAGVMLYGISLLCGMLNSAHLPTMAVRLSEMAEAGLSPAQNVMLVMAALMILAGLAFKLSAVPFHQWCPDVFEGATAEVGAFLSVASKAAALALLLRVALGLGAIESAPQPLIAISDTSLSVADIDNAANLNPEEPTPGDAMQPIRSFIALLIAVVAAVTCTFGNLAAFAQTNIKRLLAYSTIAHAGYMMMAVPPILTLAPSNPEAAGACAGYLTLYVAVYLLMNLGAFAVAAIVRDVTGSEQISDYAGMIQRNLPIAVCFTILLVSLVGLPPLAGFIGKFAVFAGLARGYLLTGETYLVGLLVVGCLNTVISLFYYLRVVKIMTIDPIDPDAAPMQESPGVLQVGYLWAITAPVLVLIIAWDFLNVWIQAAVRGLVI, encoded by the coding sequence ATGTTCTTCACTTTGGTGAACCATCTGACGTCCGACACACTCGCCAGCCTCATGGGATTTGGGGCGGAGTTAGTGTTGTGCGCGACAATCGTGGTGATCTTGCTGGCTCGGATGTTTCGCTTCTCCGAGAAAATCGACTCGGTCTATTTCGCGTTGGTTGGTACCATCTTAGCGATTGCCGTTCTTTCTCCCCTGGCACCATGGGATGTTAGCCAAAGCCCGGCTCGCATGGTCCCCATCGGCGCCTTGCCTCGCATTGAACTGTTTACAGGGATGTTGGTGAACGACGGCTTTGCGGTGGTGACGAAGACGCTGATGCTCGTCTTTCTACTGCTGTTTTTTATCTTAATTAAGCTGACCCGGGCTCACCGAAAGGAAGATAATACCGACTTCATTTCGCTCATTCTAGGTTCCGCACTAGGCATGTTTTTGATGGTCTCAGCCAATCATATGCTGGTGGTCTTCCTCGCGATCGAGATGGCCTCGGTTCCCTCCTATGCCCTTGCTGCGATGCGACGACGCGATCCACGCGGTTCGGAAGCGGCGCTTAAGTATGCCGTGTATGGCGCCGGTACGGCTGGGGTGATGCTTTACGGAATCAGTCTTCTATGTGGGATGCTTAACTCGGCCCATCTGCCGACGATGGCGGTTCGTTTGAGTGAAATGGCCGAAGCAGGACTCTCTCCGGCGCAAAATGTCATGTTGGTCATGGCGGCTCTGATGATTCTCGCAGGTCTGGCTTTTAAGTTGTCGGCCGTGCCGTTTCATCAATGGTGCCCTGACGTGTTTGAAGGAGCAACCGCGGAAGTGGGGGCATTCCTTTCGGTTGCGTCCAAAGCTGCTGCCTTGGCGCTGCTTCTTCGTGTTGCTTTAGGCTTAGGTGCAATCGAATCGGCTCCTCAGCCGCTGATTGCCATAAGCGATACCTCCCTATCCGTGGCTGATATAGACAACGCCGCAAACTTAAATCCGGAAGAGCCAACGCCGGGTGACGCGATGCAGCCAATTCGGAGTTTCATCGCGCTGCTCATTGCCGTTGTGGCGGCGGTCACTTGTACCTTTGGTAACTTGGCAGCTTTCGCACAGACGAACATCAAACGTTTGTTGGCTTACTCTACGATTGCGCATGCTGGTTATATGATGATGGCTGTGCCTCCTATTTTGACGCTCGCGCCCTCAAATCCGGAGGCTGCCGGAGCGTGTGCGGGTTACTTGACACTTTATGTGGCGGTTTACTTGCTGATGAACCTCGGGGCATTCGCTGTCGCGGCAATAGTGCGTGATGTGACTGGTAGCGAGCAGATCTCCGACTATGCCGGGATGATTCAACGCAATTTGCCCATCGCAGTTTGCTTTACCATCCTGCTCGTGAGCTTGGTCGGTCTGCCTCCGCTGGCAGGTTTCATTGGCAAGTTCGCGGTGTTTGCTGGCTTGGCTCGTGGCTATCTACTTACCGGCGAAACTTATTTAGTTGGACTGCTTGTCGTCGGTTGTTTGAATACGGTGATCAGCTTGTTCTATTACTTGCGAGTGGTGAAGATCATGACGATCGATCCCATCGATCCCGATGCGGCTCCAATGCAAGAGTCGCCCGGCGTCTTGCAAGTCGGTTACCTATGGGCCATTACCGCACCGGTTCTCGTATTGATTATTGCTTGGGATTTCCTGAACGTCTGGATTCAGGCTGCCGTTCGAGGATTAGTTATCTAG
- a CDS encoding TatD family hydrolase: MEWFDTHAHLFDEGLLPQIEDVLARAKSAGVANIVAIGTTLEDSRICVELAERFPQVYASVGIHPNHSAEAGESDLNEIEKLLSHEKVVAIGETGLDRYWDFAPIELQKEYFQWHIAKSREYRKPLVIHMRDCREDIVEFLEASQLDGPLSGILHSYTGDVELAELGVACGLHISFAGMLTFKRNQELRDVAKTIPEDRLLVETDCPYLSPEPYRKQRPNEPALVVHTGTCLANERGISPAEMARIATDNARKLFGIPSE, translated from the coding sequence GTGGAATGGTTCGATACGCACGCTCATCTGTTTGACGAAGGATTGTTACCGCAAATAGAAGACGTTCTGGCCAGAGCCAAATCGGCTGGAGTGGCAAACATTGTTGCGATTGGTACGACACTGGAAGATAGTCGTATCTGCGTTGAACTCGCGGAACGATTTCCTCAAGTCTATGCCTCGGTTGGGATTCACCCCAATCACAGTGCCGAGGCTGGTGAAAGTGACCTGAATGAAATCGAAAAGCTACTTTCTCATGAGAAGGTCGTCGCGATTGGTGAGACTGGGCTCGATCGATATTGGGACTTCGCACCGATCGAACTTCAGAAGGAGTACTTTCAGTGGCACATTGCAAAGTCGCGTGAATATCGAAAGCCGCTCGTTATTCACATGCGTGATTGTCGTGAAGATATCGTTGAGTTCCTTGAGGCCTCCCAATTGGACGGACCTCTTTCCGGGATTTTGCATTCATACACAGGTGATGTCGAACTAGCAGAACTAGGTGTCGCGTGTGGTCTACACATTAGCTTTGCTGGAATGCTGACGTTCAAACGGAATCAAGAACTACGCGATGTTGCGAAGACTATTCCGGAGGATCGGCTGTTGGTAGAAACGGACTGCCCTTATCTCAGTCCCGAGCCATACCGCAAGCAGCGGCCTAATGAGCCTGCTTTGGTCGTGCATACCGGAACCTGTTTGGCAAACGAACGAGGGATTAGCCCTGCCGAAATGGCACGCATTGCGACTGATAATGCGCGAAAGTTATTTGGTATCCCTAGCGAGTAG
- a CDS encoding YbdK family carboxylate-amine ligase, translating into MTKIEFRSNNYPTLGVELELGLIDSKTMELSSAIHRVLEGLPEEKRELYKPELMQCCLEINTGICHTVAEAEEDLSRKVKQIEAVLDKLDLRLWWGATHPFSKWSEQKVTPNQRYLDLLELLQEMARRLVTQGLHVHVGVESGDKAVMICDRIMQYLPLLLSLSSSSPFWEARDTGLASHRTKIMEGLPTAGIPTLMRNWSEYVWIVNHMVDTGFINTIREIWWDVRPHHNFGTVEVRVCDMPGSLEDVLALTAMTQCLIVYLSREIDEGAYQHDCHPMMVRQNKWRAARFGTSARLVNSFTFDVETVPEMTQRLVTALAPLAKRLQCVDYLEHCNVIANRPSWASQQRTLLHKTGSAAEMVRILSEGSRLSKAAGSV; encoded by the coding sequence ATGACGAAAATCGAGTTTCGTTCCAACAACTACCCCACACTCGGTGTTGAATTGGAACTCGGTCTCATCGACAGCAAGACGATGGAATTGTCGTCGGCCATTCATCGTGTACTTGAAGGTCTCCCTGAAGAAAAACGCGAGCTCTATAAGCCCGAGTTGATGCAGTGCTGCCTCGAGATCAACACCGGCATCTGTCACACTGTGGCGGAAGCCGAGGAAGACCTGAGCCGGAAGGTGAAGCAAATCGAGGCGGTCCTCGACAAGCTTGATCTGCGCCTATGGTGGGGAGCAACTCATCCGTTTTCAAAATGGAGTGAGCAAAAGGTAACGCCCAACCAACGCTACCTCGACCTCCTGGAGCTGTTGCAAGAGATGGCTCGTCGTCTCGTCACGCAAGGTCTGCACGTACACGTGGGGGTCGAGTCAGGCGATAAAGCGGTCATGATATGTGATCGCATCATGCAGTATCTACCGCTGCTGTTGTCTCTTTCCAGTTCCAGTCCTTTCTGGGAAGCCCGCGATACCGGCCTTGCTTCGCACCGCACCAAGATTATGGAAGGCCTACCAACCGCTGGTATTCCGACACTGATGCGCAACTGGAGCGAATATGTCTGGATCGTCAACCACATGGTCGATACCGGCTTCATCAACACGATTCGCGAAATCTGGTGGGATGTACGACCCCATCATAATTTCGGTACCGTCGAGGTGCGTGTCTGCGACATGCCCGGCAGCTTAGAAGACGTTTTGGCGTTGACCGCAATGACCCAGTGCTTGATTGTTTATCTCTCGCGTGAGATCGACGAAGGTGCCTACCAGCACGACTGCCATCCCATGATGGTTCGCCAGAACAAGTGGCGGGCCGCACGTTTTGGAACATCCGCACGCTTGGTGAACTCGTTCACTTTCGACGTTGAAACCGTTCCAGAAATGACACAGCGTTTAGTGACGGCGCTCGCTCCGCTGGCCAAACGCTTGCAGTGCGTTGATTATTTAGAACATTGCAATGTCATTGCAAATCGACCAAGCTGGGCTTCGCAGCAGAGAACGCTGCTTCACAAAACAGGATCAGCGGCCGAAATGGTCCGGATCCTGTCCGAAGGATCTCGACTCAGTAAGGCCGCTGGTTCCGTTTAA
- a CDS encoding thioredoxin family protein, translating to MVKTASTMLPLGTTAPDFSLLNVDSKTVSLADFADAKALVVIFMCNHCPFVKHLASGLAEFGRECQAKGAAVVAISSNDVANYPDDSPEQMVHEVENRGYTFPYLYDEDQSVAQAYKAACTPDFYVFDADKKLAYRGQFDASRPGNDVPVTGEDLRKAVDAVLAGQEVPEPHMPSIGCNIKWIAGKEPAYFNSAGTA from the coding sequence ATGGTTAAGACCGCCAGCACCATGCTACCATTGGGGACGACTGCTCCCGATTTCTCGCTGCTCAATGTTGATTCAAAGACCGTTTCGCTCGCTGACTTTGCCGATGCCAAGGCTTTGGTCGTGATCTTCATGTGCAATCATTGCCCTTTCGTAAAGCACTTGGCTTCCGGATTGGCGGAGTTCGGTCGCGAATGCCAAGCTAAGGGAGCGGCCGTGGTGGCAATCAGCTCGAACGATGTCGCCAACTATCCCGACGACTCACCTGAACAGATGGTGCATGAAGTCGAGAATCGTGGTTATACGTTCCCATACCTGTACGACGAGGATCAAAGCGTCGCTCAGGCCTACAAAGCAGCGTGTACGCCCGACTTCTATGTGTTCGACGCCGATAAGAAGCTGGCCTATCGCGGGCAGTTCGATGCCAGTCGTCCAGGAAACGATGTACCTGTGACTGGCGAAGATTTGCGTAAAGCGGTCGACGCCGTACTTGCTGGTCAGGAAGTCCCTGAGCCACATATGCCAAGCATCGGTTGCAACATCAAGTGGATTGCCGGGAAGGAACCTGCCTACTTTAACTCAGCTGGCACCGCATAG